In Macrobrachium rosenbergii isolate ZJJX-2024 chromosome 48, ASM4041242v1, whole genome shotgun sequence, one DNA window encodes the following:
- the LOC136831062 gene encoding uncharacterized protein, with protein MPLNCLLGTQLHHTTAYHPKSNGMVERFHCTLKAALMSCCNSSTWYSQLPLVHLGLQTTPKESLDLSAAEMVYGDRLMIPGEFPTTSDSGPSSENLPLTTHPISQTTRPLSPRIYILQHVFIRTDAIRTPLTQPYMGPYRVIIHKQKAFLIDICGTIDWVAIDHLKPAYLPSDICAP; from the coding sequence ATGCCCCTCAACTGCCTCCTCGGCACTCAGTTGCATCACACAACTGCCTACCATCCCAAATCCAATGGGATGGTTGAGAGGTTCCACTGCACTTTGAAAGCAGCCCTGATGTCTTGCTGCAACTCCTCGACCTGGTACTCGCAGCTTCCATTGGTCCACCTCGGCCTTCAGACCACACCTAAAGAGAGCCTTGACCTGTCAGCAGCCGAGATGGTGTATGGCGATCGGCTCATGATACCTGGAGAATTCCCAACAACATCAGATTCTGGACCATCTTCTGAAAATTTGCCTCTGACCACCCATCCTATAAGTCAGACGACAAGACCTTTATCCCCAAGAATCTACATACTGCAACACGTGTTCATCAGAACCGATGCCATTCGAACGCCTTTAACCCAGCCTTACATGGGTCCCTACCGGGTCATCATCCACAAGCAGAAAGCTTTCCTCATTGACATCTGTGGCACAATAGATTGGGTTGCCATTGACCACCTGAAACCGGCGTATTTGCCCAGCGACATTTGTGCTCCATGA